In the Sus scrofa isolate TJ Tabasco breed Duroc chromosome 8, Sscrofa11.1, whole genome shotgun sequence genome, CAGCTCACAAGCTGTTTGACCCTGTGCGGTCGTCAAGGACCTTAAAATGAACTAAAAGCTTATGAACTTAAAAGCTTAGTCCATTCCTCCTCTCTACAGGTGGAATAATAAGTAATTTTGGAATAATAAGTGATCCCTCCCTGTTCAATGATGCTGTGACTAGGCTCTTCCTCTGCCGCAGAGACCTTAGAGCCCCAATCTTCgctcctcacaacaatcctgtaATATACAGGATATGATACTTGTTTTCTAGGTGAGGAATTGAGGCTTAGAGAACTTACGTAGGCAAGACCTGCAAGTTAGCAAGCGGCAGAACTAGAATGCCAAACCCGTCGTGGCTCCAAAACCCTCACGCAAGATGGAAGAGGACTATTTTCATTTGACGTTACCTGGTGACCATCTGACGCATGAAAATATTGACTCATCCTGAATCCCCACCGCACAACGACTTCAGAAGCGAGCGCAGCAGGCCACGCTTTCTGATCCTATGATGTGCTTAACACGTACCACGTGTTCCGAGGCCTGGCGTTTAAAAGGGCCTTGACGCACCCGGGCGCGCGGGCACAGGCACCGCGTCCCCTCCCGCCCCGCGGCGCGCGGAGACGCCCCACGGCGGAGCCCGCGCGTGTCTGTAAGTGGCGCCCCAAACCCCGTCCCCGAGTCGCTTCACACAACCCCCCTGGGGTTCGGAAGCGTTTTCAGGGAAAGGCCTCGCGGCGGGTTTGCTCCGTCAAACCACAAGCCGACCCTCGGCTGTGGGGCCCCGCGGGCGCGCGTCCCCGGCTCCGCACCCCGGGGCCCTCGCGGGCGGGGCCGGCCCCACAAAGGCCTTTATTGAGGCCGGGGCGTGACGCAGGGGCGCCCGCAGCTCCGCGCGCGCGCGCGAGCGGGAAGGAGGCGGGGGCTCGCGGCGCGTGCGCGGACATGCGCCCCTAGAtgggcgcgcgcgcgcgcggcccTCGACCCGCGGGGGACCGCGTCCCTCCCCGACCCCCGAGCGCCGGTAATGGGGCGCCGGCGTCCTCTCCCGCACCCGTCTCGCAAAGCCTGCGCGGAACGGGCGTCTTCGCCCCGCGTGTGGGGCCGATGGGAGGAGGAGCGGGGCTCTGGCGGGACGGCGCGCTGGGAGGGTTCcccttttccccctccccctcccttcttcccccctccccctcccttcttctcccctcccctttcccttcccctccccctttcccttcccctcccccctctcgccccctccccctcccctctcccccttctcgccccctctcctcccccctctcGCTCCCTGCCCCCCATCTCCATCTTGATCTCCAGAGCCAGTTGCTCCCGGAATCTTTGTGCATAGTGGGTGTGGTGCTTAAAGTGGGCCACTTTTTAAGTTCAGAAGTTTGAAAAAGGGAAAACGTGGAAAGGTTTGCATTCTTTAAAGGGCTCCAGCGGAAGACGGAAAGTTCCTGTGCCCCCAGACCTGTTTGTTGCCACATCGCCAGACACGATTTGGTGATGAGGTGTTTGAGCCAGTTAGGCAAGTGTAGGCAATGACAAAATCCGGGCCGGAATGCCGATGCTGTTCACCTGACGTTTTCTCCTTACATGGCGAGAAACGGTAAAATGGCATCATGGAACACGAAAGACGGTGCTGCAGTAGGAGTTCAGTTCATAAACATTAATTAGGGAcgttcagaatttttttctgaatattttgattatttgactAGTAAAAGTatccaaatgaatattttaacattaattaGGTGCATGGCAATCATTTCAAGCAAAGTCAACCGAAAATCTGAGTCATTACACCAGGCACCTGTGTAAGGAAACTGGACTGTAAAAATTCACCATGGCTTATGGCTTGCCAAGAAAGAACACAATGGAAACCATTTTGCGGTGCAATTGTTATGAAGTGTAAGTATTTTTATCACTGTTAAGCATTGACTGGGATGGGGAGAGTGTCCTTGTTAAAATAAAAGTACTGGGCACCTGTACGTTCTCCATGAGATAATGTGCTGTATGGCATTTTCAGGTGTGTggatagttttgtttgtttttgttttaaaggaaaatgcttttacaaggatttatataaatatatatattttgcttgaTCTTTACAACAAAACAAcactttcagatgaggaaactgaggtttggaggCGTGGTATGATCAAAGTCCCACAGTCATGTAGTAAGGGAGTAACTAGGGCTCGAAGTCTGAGTCCTCTTACTCCAAAGCAGCATTTTCTACTACTGACAGCTACCTTAAAATACCTTAGATAGTGTAAGTCTACCTAAAAATACCTTGGTGTCAGATATATCTTAACAGAACACTGAAGTAGCTGGTACAAGTCAGTTTTGCATCCTGTACACTTTAGTGGGTGATGCATGGATCAAGAAGAACGGGGCTCAAAGCCTGGCCCTATCCCTGGCTCCCCATGTGGCcttaaattacttaacttctgtgCCTTGGCCTCCACACCTCTGAAACGGACGCATCAACATCTACCTATATGGTGAAGAATACAAACGAAATAATGTATGTAAGGTATTGCATGTTGAaagttccagtgtggctcagcaagttaaggatctggcatcgctgcagccgtggtgcaggttgcaactgtggtgtgggtttcttctctggcccaggaccttccacgtgccacgggtacggccaaaaaaaaaaagtacttgcaTCTTGCCTGACATAATAGTGAACCCATAATAAACATGGGTTGCTAccacatgggagttcccctctGTGGTGTCGTTgtgctgcctttttaaaaaaaaatttttattatatttgatttacaatgttctgtcagtttctgctgtacagcaaagggacccactcatacatatttatacgttctttttttttcacattctcctccatcatgttccatcacaagtgatcagatacagttccctgggctatacagcagaatctcattgcttatcctttttaaatgcaatagtttggctctcctaaccccaaacgcccagtccctctccctccctccccctccctcttggcaaccgcaggtctgttctccatgtccatgagtttgcttcttttctgtggaaaggccgcatattagattccaggtataagtgatatcatatggtatttgtctttctcattctgactgaCTGCACATAGTATGAggctctctagttccatccctgttgctgcacaACAGCAAAGAACTATCATATGgtccagcatttccactcctgggcgtatatccagacagaGCTTTCTTGAAAAAGGTGCATCACCCCTGTGttgctgcagcactattcacgatagccaagacacggaaacaacctaaatggccaagGACAGataactggattaagaagatgtggtacatatacacaatggactacaactcagccattaaaaagaacgaaatagtgctgccttgtttttaatttttggacatctttcttcttgtttgcttgcttgctacgcctgtggcatatggaagttcccaggccaggggttgaattggagctgcagctggggcctatgccgaagcaacaccagattcttaacccactgagccaggccaaggaggggacctgcatcctcatagaatgtcgagtccttaacctgctgagccacagcaggaactcctggacttatttttttaatctctctgccACAATCTATGACACATTTTCTGCTGTAAGTCaattgaattttacttttttgtttgtttgtttttttgctcttgaggactgcatctgcggcatatggaagttctcaggctaggggttgaatcagagctgctggcctacaccacagccaccgcaactccagatccaagctgcatctgcggcctaaccacagctcatgacaatgccagatacttaacccactgagtgcggccacatcctcatgggtactagtcagatttgtcactgctgagccacaatgagaactctgaattTTACTCTGAcaattttctaagaaataaatggagataaCCCACAGGTTGCAAAAGCAAGAGCaggggaaaggcagagaaaacTCACCATTGCattctatgtaatttttttttttttcctgtctttttgccttttctagagccacttctgtagcatatggaggttcccaggcgaggggttgaatcagagctgtagctgccggcctacatcacagccacagcaatgtgggatctgagcctcgtctgtgacctataccatagctcacggcaacgccggatccttaacccactgagcaaggccagggattgaacccgcaacctcatggttcctagtcggattcgttaaccactgagccatgatgggaactcctgcgttCTATTTAGATTTATCAGTTCAGTCTGTGTTTAGACCTTGAACTATAAGCAAATACTGCTGTAGTCattattataaacataatttttatgatGAAGTTATTCTTGTGTCTAAAGCATGATTTAAAGCACTGattctagagttcctgttgtggctcagcggaaatgaatctgactagcatccatgaggacacatccttgctcaggggattgaggatccggcgtgaactgtggtgtaggtggcagactcagctcggatctggtgttgctgtggctgtggcataggctggtagctctagctctgattcgccccccaGTCTGTgtatctccatgtgctgcgggtgcagccctaaaaagacaaaaaaaaaaaaaaaaaaaaaaaaaaagtcgctgATCCTGTGGTTTTGGCTGTACGGAATCTTATAAATAATATCCATACAACCAGTGTCAACTCTATCATTCtcacaagaaaatatttgatattctTTTTGTAAGAGCAGCTAAATTGAGAGGAAGAGAACTCTTTGGAGTTCATTTGCTGAGGCAGCTCCTCGCTTTGGGCTTTTTTTGGTTAAgtgtttttggaaaattttaatttaaaaacatatactaAAAACATTCAAACAGCACAGAAGCATTTGacaggaaaaatgaaatgttatttcTCATAATCCCATTCCCATCCCCACCCAGGTCAAGTGCTTATATTTTTCTAGCATTTCTAACCCTTGAACTAACCCTTGCTcaggagatacacacacacatatgtgtgtacacacgttTTTACACTTGGGATTGTATTGAGCTTTGCTCTCTCCCCTACTGTGTCTTGTGCAGCCTCATAGTTAAGAGCATAGATTCTAGAGTCTGCCTTTCTGGGTTCAAATTTCAAACTCAAGCCttgtaaccttgagcaagttcTCTAGCCTTGTTTCCTAATCCAGAGAATGAACATAACAGTAGCATCTGTCTACTTCAGAGGGTTACTATGGCAATtacatgtgtttatatgtgtaaaCTGATTAAGACAGTGTCTAGCATGTAGTAGGTGCTAGGTAAATATTACTTATTGCCAATCTTTCCAAGTCAATGTATAAGGATAAACCTCATTCTTTCGTTATATGTGTGTACTACAGTTTGTTTAACCAGGCTCTTCTTGATAGATAGTAAAGCTATTTTGGGGGGGTTCTGTTGTGACAAACGATGCTTCACTGAGTCCTCATGACCATGCCTTTGTGCATTAGCTCAAGGGCATTTATAATAACTGTAGATTTCAAGTCACTCTTTAAAGTTAATATAAAGTAGCAGGGAAGTCAGAGtgtctgctgtggtgcaaaggggccggagcatctctgcagcactggggtgcaggttcgatcctttgTCCTgcagagtgggttagggatccagtattgccacagctatggtgtaggtcacggcaACATAGGTTGAATCTGCGGCTCGGCTCTGatcctaggaactccatatgcctctgggaggccaaaataaaataaaataagccaccAAAAAACAAGGACACTGAGGAGGAAAACAGATGGCATGGGTAGAATGTCCTCACTTCCCCTACCGGTACCGAAGCAGGTCTTTCATCTTTCCTCGTGCATATGAATGCATGTTGACTACAGATGAGAAATGTAGCAAATACATTTCCAAATTAGGATACACAGAACAATCCATTGAAAGTTCAttgtgatacttttttttttaaattttattttggctgctccatggcatatggagttcccaggacagggatcagatccaaaccgcagtccagacctgagccacagctgtggcaatgccagatccttaccccactgtgccaggccggggatcaaacctgcatcccagcactcccaagatgctgctgatcgtGTTGGGCTACAGCGAGAACTCTGTGATTACTTTTAAATATTGTCTTTTGGGATTTCATTCCCTTCTCCAGTTTTCTAAGACTTCTCTTGACACTAgtgctgcttttatttatttatctattttgctttttagggccacacccgaagcatatggaggttcccaggctaggggtggaatcagagctgtagatgccagcctacatcacagccacagcaatgagggaatccacgctgtatctgcgacctacaccacagctcacaggatccttaacccagtgagcgaggccagggatggaacctgtgtcctcatgcatgctagtcagattcatttccagtgagccatgatgagaCCTCCAAATGTGAACATACTTTTAATCAGCCAAGAAAGACTTAGAGCTTGcagttttttgttgctgttgtttgttttcttctttctttcgtgtttttttttttttttttttttttttttttttttttttttaaatacggCTGCACccttggtgtatggaggttctgggccagggattgaatccaagctgcagctggggccatgtcggctccttaaaccactgcagcaggccaggaatcgaactctaGCCACtgaaattggattcttaacccactgtgccagcaggaactccagagcttacAGTTCTTAACCACATCCTCtttaaagacatggaaagattGGATTGACTCCATGGAGGCTGTTTTTTGAGCAAACGTTCCTGTCATTGCAATTAGTGGTCATTTTTCAATATAGCTCTACATTGGTTAATATAAGGCTCCTTCTCCTGGCTAGATTTGCAACTTTGGAAAATCCTGAATACTCGCCTATAAACCAAAATGTCTAGTGGGAAACGGAACTAAGAATTCAGATGCCTTTTCCATGTCCTGCAGTAGATGTCAATGAGTATCTATTGAATGAATTCATGAATTTTTGCCCCAGCCAGgacccctgggaacttgcacTGCTTACAGAGACCTGGCACACGAAACTAACCAGCATCAAGTTGCCTTTCTTGGAAGAAATTGCATTTGGTAGTTTGATACGCCTCAAAAAATGTCAAACCAGTGAGGACGGTGTGCTCCCTTCAGCAGAATGTAAGTTCTATACGAACTACTTTAATTGCCAGTTTTGTGTGTTATtttggttattagagaaatgtttcAATCAGCTCATTTGCACCCGTGCTCCCTATCTAGGTAGGCCTGTCTTCGCGTTTGGTATCCAAGAATGTGCATTTTTCTGGGTGATGGATATTCAGTTTTGACTAAATCATGCCTAGTGGAAAATGTCGGTTGCCTTGCTTCAcgtgttttatttttcagccatCCGACTTGAAAGGGAGTATGAAATGAGGCGTTTGAATAACCTGAACCATCAGGAAAACACAGCCGAGGAGGTTCAGTTTTCCCTGAGGGCAAGGCCGGGTGGCTTGAGAAGACCGCTTCCGCCCAAGTGCTGGGCGTCTCGTAGCTGAGTCTGCGCTCTGTGCCTTCCGCTTCCAAAGAGCACCAAGGGCCCCGACCTTGCACTGTGTGAAGTTGGGTGCAGACATCGCTCGACCCCCGGCAGGTGCGCCAGCTCCCGTGGGGTAGCGGACAGCTCGGACAGACCTTCTGGATCCCCGCCATGTACTGGTACCTTCATAGCAGAAGGGACAGCACGGTACGTAGATGACAGTGTAGCTGGTATTGAGTCATTTGTgccattcattttgatttttgcgAAATTGTACGAAGACtttttcccctcccctgccaaaagacattattttgaagaatattttttttaattaaaattttttttggctttgtagggcggcacccatagcatatggaagttcccaggcgaggggttgaattggaactgtagccaccggcctacaccacagccacaatgccagggcctagccatgtcttcgacctactgcacatctcatggcaatgccagatccttaacccactgagcgaggccagggatcgaacctgcatcctcatggatctccgttggattcgtttctgctgagccatggcgggaactcctacgaatattctgaatgttcatctttgAGACCCCCAAGGAGGTACCaacagggagagagggggaaattttttaaaaggatcaactgtgaaacattttaagaaaatggtaGGTTTCATTTGTAAGTCTCTAGTGCCAGTGAAACATCATTTACTAGC is a window encoding:
- the C8H4orf36 gene encoding uncharacterized protein C4orf36 homolog yields the protein MAYGLPRKNTMETILRCNCYEVQDPWELALLTETWHTKLTSIKLPFLEEIAFGSLIRLKKCQTSEDGVLPSAESIRLEREYEMRRLNNLNHQENTAEEVQFSLRARPGGLRRPLPPKCWASRS